A window of Primulina tabacum isolate GXHZ01 chromosome 4, ASM2559414v2, whole genome shotgun sequence contains these coding sequences:
- the LOC142543366 gene encoding CASP-like protein 1E1 has product MESQYKASNNGGVESGANTAHGRESEVAVANKRNLRGWDFVLRLLALVLCLTAAIVLGVDKQTTTMPVSLVPTLPPVNVPVTAKFHYLSAFTFLVVANAIACAYAAISLLLALANRGGKKSVSLLVMILDLAMVALLFSAVGASLAVGLIGYKGNSHVRWDKVCNVFERFCHQVAASVALTGAGAGAFFLLVILILFNLHKRY; this is encoded by the exons atggagTCCCAATACAAAGCAAGCAACAATGGAGGAGTGGAGAGCGGCGCAAACACAGCACATGGTAGAGAAAGTGAAGTGGCGGTGGCTAACAAGAGGAACTTAAGAGGTTGGGACTTTGTTCTGCGGCTTCTGGCTCTGGTTCTCTGCCTGACGGCGGCGATTGTTTTGGGGGTTGACAAGCAGACGACTACGATGCCGGTCTCTTTGGTTCCTACGCTGCCGCCGGTGAATGTCCCCGTCACCGCTAAATTTCACTACTTGTCTGCCTTCAC GTTCCTTGTGGTGGCAAATGCTATAGCATGTGCATATGCTGCCATTTCATTACTCCTGGCATTGGCAAATAGGGGTGGGAAAAAGAGTGTTTCCCTTCTTGTTATGATTCTTGACCTAGCAATGGTGGCACTACTTTTCTCCGCCGTCGGAGCCTCCCTCGCCGTTGGCCTTATCGGCTACAAAGGAAACTCGCACGTTCGTTGGGACAAGGTGTGCAATGTGTTCGAAAGATTTTGTCATCAGGTGGCTGCCTCCGTAGCTCTCACCGGCGCGGGGGCGGGTGCATTCTTTCTGCTCGTGATCCTCATCCTGTTTAACTTGCACAAAAGATACTAA
- the LOC142541683 gene encoding mogroside IIIx synthase-like, which produces MEEKCHSKFSILMFPWIAYGHVFPYLELSKHLSKKNFHIYFCSTAINLDSIKNSLQEQSNSNYSIQLVELRLPSFPDLPPHFHTTKSVPQNLMPRLFQAFQMSVSSFTDIISNLKPDLLIYDGFQTWAAKMAKSMNIPAVHFATTGAATYSFAYHGLRCKGSTFPYPALYLKDYERKASRAEVAQLKRDEDDKDSLFGHFELSHDIVLMKTCKGIEGKYVDYLSVLCKKNVVPVGPLITRSDNEENGSEIVEWLSTKPQFSTVFVSFGSENYLSKDQMEEIAKGLELCNVNFVWVVRSPVGKIINIHEVMPKGFLDRVKERCMILQGWAPQAKILGHKSVGAFVSHCGMSSITESLYFGVPVIAVPLKLDQPLNARFLVEAGAGVEVARDEDGNLSSDEFVNAINKVIVEKYGEKLRLRAMELSEKMKNEEEEDMNEAADQLLRVCMKYKQQP; this is translated from the coding sequence ATGGAGGAAAAATGTCATAGTAAATTCAGCATCCTTATGTTTCCATGGATTGCATATGGCCATGTCTTCCCCTATCTTGAACTATCCAAGCATCTGTCAAAAAAGAATTTCCACATATACTTCTGTTCTACAGCAATCAACCTTGATTCAATCAAAAATTCACTTCAGGAACAATCTAATTCAAATTATTCAATTCAACTAGTTGAACTCAGATTACCATCATTCCCTGATCTTCCTCCGCACTTCCACACGACGAAAAGTGTCCCCCAAAATCTCATGCCTAGGCTTTTTCAGGCCTTTCAAATGTCTGTCTCCAGCTTCACTGATATCATCAGCAATCTGAAACCGGATTTGCTTATTTACGATGGATTTCAAACGTGGGCAGCGAAAATGGCCAAATCCATGAACATTCCGGCCGTCCATTTCGCCACCACAGGAGCCGCAACATATTCATTTGCTTATCATGGGTTAAGGTGTAAAGGTTCAACTTTCCCTTATCCGGCATTGTACCTTAAAGACTACGAGAGGAAGGCGTCGCGAGCTGAGGTTGCTCAACTTAAAAGAGATGAGGATGATAAAGATTCATTATTTGGCCACTTTGAACTATCTCATGACATTGTTTTAATGAAGACATGCAAGGGAATTGAAGGGAAGTATGTGGATTATTTGTCTGTTTTGTGCAAGAAAAACGTGGTACCTGTTGGTCCACTTATCACACGATCGGACAATGAAGAAAATGGTTCCGAGATTGTGGAATGGTTAAGTACGAAACCCCAGTTTTCAACTGTGTTCGTTTCTTTTGGCAGTGAAAACTACTTGTCTAAAGATCAAATGGAGGAGATAGCAAAAGGGTTGGAGCTATGTAATGTCAACTTCGTATGGGTCGTAAGATCCCCGGTTGGAAAGATTATTAACATTCATGAGGTAATGCCCAAGGGGTTCCTAGATAGAGTGAAAGAAAGGTGTATGATTTTGCAGGGATGGGCGCCACAAGCAAAAATCTTGGGACACAAAAGCGTAGGTGCTTTTGTGAGTCACTGTGGGATGAGTTCTATCACCGAAAGTCTTTATTTTGGCGTACCAGTCATAGCGGTACCGTTGAAACTCGACCAGCCTTTGAATGCTAGGTTCTTGGTAGAGGCTGGTGCTGGTGTTGAGGTTGCAAGAGACGAGGATGGAAATTTAAGTAGTGACGAGTTCGTGAATGCGATAAATAAGGTTATTGTGGAGAAATATGGTGAAAAGTTGAGGCTTAGGGCTATGGAGTTGAGTGAGAAGATgaaaaatgaagaagaagagGACATGAATGAAGCAGCGGATCAGCTGTTGCGGGTTTGCATGAAGTATAAGCAGCAGCCTTGA
- the LOC142541684 gene encoding mogroside IIIx synthase-like: MEAKIESRFSILMFPWIAHGHVFPFLELAKKLSNKNFHMYFCSTAINLDSIKTSFQERSSIKLVELQLPSFPDLPPYFHTTKNVPPNLMPRLFQAFQMSVSSFTDIISNLKPDLLIFDGFQPWAAEAASSMNIPAVHFVTTGAATYSFAYHGFICKDSTFPYPAVYLKDYERKALQAESCQLERNEDDKDYSFGPLKLSNDIVLIKTCRGIEGKYVDYLSVLCKKKVVPVGPLITQSYNEENDSEIVDWLSRKPKLSTLFISFGSENYLSKDQMEEIAKGLEFSNVNFIWVVRCPAGETINVNEVMPKGFLDRTNDRGLIVQGWAPQAKILAHKSVSAFVSHCGMSSVTESFYFGVPVIAVPFKSDQPLNARLVVEAGAGVEVARDEDGKFTGDDIVKAIHKVIVEPSGGKLRLRAMELSEKMKNEEEDAMNEAAEQLLQICMKYKQRKL; encoded by the coding sequence ATGGAGGCAAAAATCGAGAGTAGGTTCAGTATCCTCATGTTTCCATGGATTGCACATGGCCACGTTTTCCCATTTCTTGAGCTAGCCAAGAAATTGTCAAACAAGAACTTCCATATGTACTTCTGTTCTACAGCAATCAACCTGGATTCGATCAAAACCTCATTTCAAGAACGATCTTCAATCAAACTAGTTGAACTCCAATTACCATCATTCCCTGATCTTCCTCCGTACTTCCACACAACGAAAAACGTCCCCCCAAATCTCATGCCAAGGCTTTTTCAGGCCTTTCAAATGTCTGTCTCCAGCTTCACTGATATCATCAGCAATCTGAAGCCGGATTTGCTGATTTTTGATGGTTTTCAACCGTGGGCTGCGGAAGCTGCCTCATCGATGAACATTCCTGCAGTTCATTTTGTCACGACAGGAGCGGCTACATATTCATTTGCTTATCATGGGTTCATATGCAAAGATTCAACTTTCCCTTATCCGGCGGTGTACCTCAAAGACTACGAAAGGAAGGCATTGCAGGCTGAAAGTTGTCAACTAGAAAGAAATGAGGATGACAAAGATTATTCGTTTGGCCCCTTGAAACTATCTAATGACATTGTTTTAATTAAGACATGCAGGGGAATCGAAGGGAAGTATGTGGATTATTTGTCTGTTCTGTGCAAGAAAAAAGTGGTACCTGTTGGTCCTCTTATCACACAATCTTACAATGAAGAGAATGATTCAGAGATTGTCGATTGGCTAAGTAGGAAACCCAAGTTGTCAACGTTGTTCATTTCTTTTGGCAGTGAAAACTATTTGTCTAAAGATCAGATGGAGGAGATAGCGAAAGGGTTGGAGTTTTCTAATGTTAACTTCATATGGGTTGTAAGATGTCCTGCTGGAGAGACAATCAACGTTAACGAGGTCATGCCGAAGGGATTTCTTGATAGAACTAATGATAGGGGTCTTATTGTGCAGGGCTGGGCGCCACAAGCAAAAATCTTGGCACACAAAAGCGTAAGTGCTTTTGTGAGTCACTGTGGAATGAGTTCCGTAACGGAAAGCTTTTATTTTGGCGTACCAGTTATAGCCGTACCGTTCAAATCCGACCAGCCTTTGAATGCTAGGCTTGTGGTAGAGGCTGGTGCTGGTGTTGAGGTTGCAAGAGATGAAGATGGAAAGTTCACGGGTGATGATATTGTGAAGGCGATTCATAAGGTTATCGTGGAGCCGAGTGGCGGAAAGTTGAGGCTTAGGGCTATGGAATTGAGTGAGAAGATGAAGAATGAAGAAGAAGATGCCATGAATGAAGCAGCAGAGCAGCTCTTGCAGATTTGCATGAAGTATAAGCAACGGAAATTATAG